In the genome of Sciurus carolinensis chromosome 3, mSciCar1.2, whole genome shotgun sequence, one region contains:
- the Efnb3 gene encoding ephrin-B3, whose translation MGAPHSGPGGVRIGALLLLGFWGLVSGLSLEPVYWNSANKRFQAEGGYVLYPQIGDRLDLLCPRARPPGPHSSPNYEFYKLYLVGGAQGRRCEAPPAPNLLLTCDRPDLDLRFTIKFQEYSPNLWGHEFRSHHDYYIIATSDGTREGLESLQGGVCLTRGMKVLLRVGQSPRGGAIPRKPVSEMPMERDRGAAHSLEPGKESMPGDPTSNATSRGAEGPLPPPSMPAVAGAAGGLALLLLGVAGAGGAMCWRRRRAKPSESRHPGPGSFGRGGSLGLGAGGGMGPREAEPGELGIALRGGGAADPPFCPHYEKVSGDYGHPVYIVQDGPPQSPPNIYYKV comes from the exons ATGGGGGCCCCCCATTCTGGGCCGGGGGGCGTGCGAATCGGGGCCCTGCTGCTGCTGGGTTTTTGGGGGCTGGTGTCTGGGCTCAGCCTAGAGCCTGTCTACTGGAACTCGGCGAACAAGAG GTTCCAGGCAGAGGGTGGTTATGTGCTCTACCCTCAGATTGGGGACCGTCTAGACCTGCTGTGCCCCCGGGCCCGACCTCCTGGCCCTCACTCCTCTCCTAATTATGAGTTCTACAAGCTGTATCTGGTAGGGGGTGCCCAGGGCCGGCGCTGTGAGGCACCCCCTGCCCCAAACCTCCTTCTCACTTGCGATCGGCCAGACCTGGATCTCCGCTTCACCATCAAGTTCCAAGAGTACAGCCCTAACCTCTGGGGCCATGAGTTCCGCTCGCACCATGATTACTACATAATTG CCACATCAGATGGGACCCGGGAAGGCCTGGAGAGCTTACAGGGAGGCGTGTGCCTAACCAGAGGCATGAAAGTGCTTCTCCGAGTGGGACAAA GTCCCCGAGGAGGGGCCATTCCCCGAAAACCTGTGTCTGAAATGCCCATGGAGAGAGACCGAGGGGCAGCCCACAGCCTGGAACCTGGGAAGGAGAGCATGCCAG gtgaccccaccagcaatgcaacCTCCCGGGGTGCTGAaggccccctgccccctcccagcaTGCCCGCAGTGGCTGGGGCAGCGGGGGGGCTGGCGCTGCTCTTGCTGGGcgtggcaggggctgggggtgcCATGTGTTGGCGGAGACGGCGGGCCAAGCCTTCGGAGAGTCGCCACCCTGGTCCCGGCTCCTTTGGGAGGGGAGGGTCTCTGGGCCTGGGGGCGGGAGGTGGAATGGGACCTCGGGAGGCTGAGCCTGGGGAGCTAGGAATAGCTCTGCGGGGTGGTGGGGCTGCAGATCCCCCCTTTTGTCCCCACTATGAGAAGGTGAGTGGCGACTATGGGCATCCTGTGTACATCGTGCAGGATGGGCCCCCTCAGAGCCCTCCAAACATCTACTACAAGGTATGA